CGAGATGATCGGGAAGCTACGCGTGCCATCCGGTTCGATTGCTGGCGATGAATGATCGCGGCTGATCAGGCCCACGGATTTCGCATCCGATGCGGGCAAGGGCCTAATGCCACTATAGGCATAGAGGATCTGCTCGTGCGTGAAATCCAGCGCGGGCAAGAGGCTGCGCAGGCTGGCGATGAAGTAATCGATCTCCCAGTCTTCACATTTCACATTATCAGGATCATCGGCCTTCTGGTCGGTGGAGCCCACCAGAACATGTCCTTCATAGGGATAGGCCAGAAGGATGCGGCCATCATCAGCCTCAAAGTAAATCATGCGGCCGTTGAGTTCGGCCAAAAGCTGCGGATGATGCAGAATGATATGAGAGCCCTTGGTGCCACCGATCAGTTTGCTGGGCGCGCCCAGCTTGGCATTCACCGCATCAATCCAGGGCCCTGCGGCATTGACCACGATTTTTGGCTTCACCGTGAAGGCAAAGCCATCCGTACCCGTGAATGACACAGCGCCATTCTTGGTATCCATGATGGCGGTATAGTTCATCGCTGCGGAAAGCGGTTGGGCCGTGAAGCCATCCTTGATCAATTCCCAGACCAGGCGCTCGGGCCGGCTGATCTTGGCATCATAGTAAGTGCCCGCCGCCACGATGCGCGGCGTGAACGATGGGATTTCGCGCAAGGCCTGCGCCCTGCTCCACATGGCATGGCGCGGCATCACGCGCGCCTTGGCACCGTAGAAATCATAGAGCATCAACCCCGTCTTAATCAACAATGCACCGCGCGAACGTGCCGTGGCCTTCCATCCGAACAATGTTTTCAGTGCCGGGCCGATGCCCTTGGCCCAGGAGAAAATCGGGATCACTGTTTCCAGCGGTTCCACGCAATGGGGCGCGTTGCGCAGCAGCAGGTTGCGTTCATAGGTCGATTGCGCGACCAGGCTGAACTCGCCCGTTTCCAGATATTTCAAGCCGCCATGGATCAGACGGGAGGGTGCCGCACTGGTGCCGGAACCGAAGTCGGACTTGTCCACGATCAGGCAAGTAACGCCCTGCTCGCAAAGATCACGGTAGAGCCCCGCGCCATTGATGCCCGCGCCAATGATCAGAACATCGACGCCATTTTTGGCCAGCGCTTTGATACGTTGCTGTTGCTCTTTGAGCATCATGACAGCGCCTCAAGACGCTGCCAGAAAGGCTGCATCGCTGCAGCCATATCAAGGAACAAGGCGTAGCGCGCATTCACATCCGCCGCTCGGGCGGGATCAGGCTGGAACACCCTACTGATGGCGGCGAGATCGCGCGGATCAGCCAAGGGTGATGGATAGAGACCTACAGCAGCACCAGCACACAGCGCGGCACCCCATGATGCGGCCTCATCAGTCTCAGTCACGGTGACTGGCATTTGCAGAATATCGGCGAACAATTGGTTGAACAGCGGATTGCGCGTGGGGCCGCCTGTCAACCGGGCCTCAGCGAAGGAGAACGCCCCGCGCAGATCATCGATGTGCAGGCGGTGATTGAAGATCACACCTTCCAGCACCGCGCGCAGCATGGTGCCGCGATCATGCCAGCCGCGCAGGCCGAAGAAGGCGGCACTCGCATCAGGTCCGAAGGGTGAGCCGAACAGATAGGGATGGAAAAGCACCGACGAGGGCTTTGCCAGTGCCGCCTCAATTTCACGGCTGACAATTTCATGGATCGATGCGCCTGCAGCGTCGCGTTCGTGTTTCGCCAGCGTATCAAGGAACCAATCATAATTGGCCGATGATGCTGGCGAGATCGCCATGCTGTTCCATAAGCCGGGCGTCACGGCATTGCGGCACAGCCAGCCTGCGCCGGTGACCGGATGATCGGAGACAACCTGGTTGATCGAGTAAGTGCCGGCCACGATGGCCACTGTGCCGGGCTTGTGCCCGCCCATGCCAAGGGCCGAGGCGGTGACATCATGCAAGCCCGCCGCAACAGGCGTCCCCGCAACGAGGCCGGTCAATGTCGCCGCTTCAGCAGTCACCTGCCCCGCCACTTGTGCGCATTCAAAAACCGGTGGCAGCGCATTGCGCAAATTCGTCAGACCGAACAGTGCCAGTGCCTCATCCGAATATTTCTGAGTCTTCACATCAGTGAATGAGACGCTCGCTTCGGTACGATC
This genomic interval from Aestuariivirga litoralis contains the following:
- a CDS encoding FGGY-family carbohydrate kinase: MPSLLGIDCGLTVTKAVVFDVSGRQLSVARRRIPQLMPKPHHVERDMHVLWQGTAEAIKEAIAASGRPASDIAAVAATAHGDGLYLLDQDKKPLGAGILSLDSRTAEIIAEWNSNGVAERALELTGQMPTPPAYSSLLAWIKRHDPERFACIGHVLSCKDYLRFCLTGQVATDRTEASVSFTDVKTQKYSDEALALFGLTNLRNALPPVFECAQVAGQVTAEAATLTGLVAGTPVAAGLHDVTASALGMGGHKPGTVAIVAGTYSINQVVSDHPVTGAGWLCRNAVTPGLWNSMAISPASSANYDWFLDTLAKHERDAAGASIHEIVSREIEAALAKPSSVLFHPYLFGSPFGPDASAAFFGLRGWHDRGTMLRAVLEGVIFNHRLHIDDLRGAFSFAEARLTGGPTRNPLFNQLFADILQMPVTVTETDEAASWGAALCAGAAVGLYPSPLADPRDLAAISRVFQPDPARAADVNARYALFLDMAAAMQPFWQRLEALS
- a CDS encoding glycerol-3-phosphate dehydrogenase/oxidase, with product MLKEQQQRIKALAKNGVDVLIIGAGINGAGLYRDLCEQGVTCLIVDKSDFGSGTSAAPSRLIHGGLKYLETGEFSLVAQSTYERNLLLRNAPHCVEPLETVIPIFSWAKGIGPALKTLFGWKATARSRGALLIKTGLMLYDFYGAKARVMPRHAMWSRAQALREIPSFTPRIVAAGTYYDAKISRPERLVWELIKDGFTAQPLSAAMNYTAIMDTKNGAVSFTGTDGFAFTVKPKIVVNAAGPWIDAVNAKLGAPSKLIGGTKGSHIILHHPQLLAELNGRMIYFEADDGRILLAYPYEGHVLVGSTDQKADDPDNVKCEDWEIDYFIASLRSLLPALDFTHEQILYAYSGIRPLPASDAKSVGLISRDHSSPAIEPDGTRSFPIISLVGGKWTTFRGFAEEVADALLKRLSRLRVVSTASLAIGGGRDFVVGKADAQNARYGSTAKEISKTGEALQDASSYLLSEFEWIARNEMVQSLSDLVLRRTVFGLGGEVSLRDLESVADVAVCELGWSKARRASELKSALEILTVKHRVRLLPSASPKPKSKMIRST